A window of Diabrotica virgifera virgifera chromosome 9, PGI_DIABVI_V3a contains these coding sequences:
- the LOC126891051 gene encoding uncharacterized protein LOC126891051: MSAKDIQNSQREGEEDESYCTHLNLRLSSNSAEEPTFEDNINELVEYINNDMDPTNRLNRTGKDGLKARVTAIAMNMANLEGQNKILREVERLRNESQTKERMSYARVTAQPAMATKSEQERKIEMRKEENTLFITSDKATTGRKVQEELTEVLNPRTEKIRINRMKTVGKALIIDAATKEDLDKIKNHTIVKRNFKCELPKKRKPLVILYDVSSSAKEEDIMEDIRAQNFENMSKEEFEDSFKVRFKTGPRGKSTVHYVAEVSPGLRKAIIKDKIYIGFNAINVRDYIVVPKCLKCQDLGHVAKHFTKETACSHCGGAHEKKECDKAGQPKTCIPCKARGKADCKKEHKDCPTHKMLVDRLILKTDWGK, encoded by the coding sequence aTGAGTGCGAAAGACATTCAAAATTCTCAAAGAGAAGGGGAGGAGGATGAGAGCTATTGCACTCATCTGAATCTTCGACTAAGTTCGAACTCGGCTGAAGAGCCAACTTTCGAGGATAATATTAATGAATTGGTGGAATATATTAATAACGATATGGACCCTACTAACCGTTTAAACAGAACTGGAAAGGATGGACTCAAAGCAAGAGTCACGGCTATAGCCATGAACATGGCCAATTTAGAAGGTCAAAACAAAATTCTGAGAGAAGTCGAAAGACTTAGAAATGAGAGTCAAACAAAAGAGAGAATGTCGTATGCGAGGGTAACTGCGCAGCCTGCAATGGCTACAAAAAGTGAACAGGAACGGAAAATAGAAATGAGGAAGGAGGAAAACACTCTATTCATAACGAGTGACAAAGCGACAACTGGTCGTAAGGTACAGGAGGAATTGACAGAAGTATTGAATCCTAGAACTGAAAAAATACGCATCAATAGAATGAAAACCGTTGGTAAGGCCCTCATTATTGACGCCGCTACTAAAGAAGACCtcgataaaattaaaaatcatacaatCGTTAAAAGGAACTTCAAATGCGAACTGCCTAAGAAAAGGAAACCGCTGGTCATATTATATGACGTGAGCAGTTCAGCAAAAGAGGAAGATATTATGGAAGACATAAGAGCTCAGAACTTTGAAAATATGAGCAAAGAAGAATTTGAAGACTCCTTTAAGGTAAGATTCAAAACTGGCCCAAGGGGAAAATCAACCGTCCATTATGTGGCGGAAGTGTCCCCTGGGTTAAGAAAAGCAATAATAAAAGATAAGATATACATAGGATTCAATGCAATCAATGTTAGGGACTACATAGTAGTCCCTAAATGCCTCAAGTGCCAGGACCTGGGTCATGTCGCAAAGCATTTCACAAAGGAAACCGCATGTAGTCATTGCGGAGGTGCGCATGAGAAGAAAGAGTGTGATAAAGCTGGACAGCCTAAGACTTGCATACCGTGCAAGGCGAGAGGAAAAGCCGACTGTAAGAAAGAGCATAAAGATTGTCCTACACACAAGATGTTGGTAGACAGGTTGATTCTCAAAACTGACTGGGGTAAGTAA